In one window of Musa acuminata AAA Group cultivar baxijiao chromosome BXJ3-2, Cavendish_Baxijiao_AAA, whole genome shotgun sequence DNA:
- the LOC135630738 gene encoding probable polygalacturonase produces MVVTAAFIGIAEGHRHHRRAGGAAELEAFHYAAAGAGGCRAHVASLTDFGGVGDGVTSNTAAFAAAVANLSKVAYDGGAMLVVPAGRWLTGPFNLADHFTLFLDHDAVILATQDINEWPIIDPLPSYGRGRDATGGRYSNLIMGYNQTDVVITWKNGTIDGQGETWWKMFRNKELNYTRGYLIELMYCKQVLISNITLVNSPSWNVHPVYSSHVIVSGITILAPVNSPNTDGIDPDSSSNVRIEDCYIVSGDDCIAIKSGWDEYGIAFNMSSKHIVIRRLTCISPTSAVIALGSEMSGGIQDVRAEDITAIHSESGVRIKTTIGRGAYVKDIFVRRMNLHTMKWVFWMTGTYGQHPDDKFDPKAIPVVQNISYSNVVAENVTMAAKLEGIPGAPFIGICIYNVTAEVVKSKKPIWNCTDVEGVSRQACSEVEKKRRRGGEEEENRKGKQRL; encoded by the exons ATGGTGGTAACAGCGGCGTTCATTGGGATCGCTGAGGGCCATCGCCACCACCGGCGGGCAGGTGGTGCGGCGGAGCTAGAAGCCTTCCACTACGCGGCGGCGGGGGCAGGAGGATGCCGGGCCCACGTGGCCAGCCTAACGGACTTCGGCGGGGTGGGCGACGGGGTGACCTCCAACACAGCGGCCTTTGCGGCGGCCGTGGCCAACCTCAGTAAGGTGGCGTACGACGGCGgcgcgatgctggtggtgccggcCGGTCGGTGGCTCACCGGGCCCTTCAATCTCGCCGACCACTTCACCCTCTTCCTCGACCACGACGCCGTCATCCTCGCCACTCAG GATATCAACGAGTGGCCGATCATTGACCCTTTGCCCTCCTACGGTAGAGGAAGAGATGCGACTGGGGGTAGATATAGTAATCTCATCATGGGATATAACCAAACCGATGTGGTCATAACAT ggaaaaatggaactatcgatggacaaggtgaaacctggtggaaaatgttccgtaacaaagaactcaattacactcgtggatacctcattgaattgatgtactgcaaacaagtgctgatttccaacattacattggttaactctccatcgtggaatgtccatccagtgtacagcag ccacgtaatcgtctcaggcatcacaattcttgcaccggtcaactctcccaacactgatgggatcgatccag actcatcctccaatgtccgcattgaggactgctacatagtctcaggcgatgactgcatcgccattaaaagcggttgggatgagtacgggattgcattcaacatgtcaagcaaacacatagtgatcagacggctcacctgcatctcccccacgagcgctgtcatcgccctgggaagcgagatgtcgggaggaatccaagatgtccgggccgaagacatcacggccatccactccgaatccggcgtcaggatcaagacgaccatcggaaggggagcttacgtgaaggacatattcgtgagaagaatgaatctgcacacaatgaagtgggtcttctggatgacgggcacctacgggcagcacccggacgacaaatttgatccgaaagccattccggtggtgcagaatatcagttacagcaacgtggtggccgagaacgtgaccatggccgcgaagctggaggggattcccggcgcgcccttcatcggaatatgcatctacaatgtgacggcggaggtggtgaagtcgaagaagccgatttggaactgcaccgacgtggagggcgtatcgagacaggcctgctctgaggtggagaagaagaggagaagaggtggagaggaagaggagaataggaaaggcaagcaaaggctctag
- the LOC135630737 gene encoding probable polygalacturonase yields the protein MILVLWTVVTAAFIGIAEGRHHRQAGGATELEAFHYAAAGARGCRAHVASLTDFDGVGNGVTSNTAAFAAAVANLSKVAYDGGAMLVVPAGRWLTGPFNLADHFTLFLDHDAVILATQDINEWPIIDPLPSYGRGRDAVGGRYSNLIMGYNLTDVVITGKNGTIDGQGETWWKMFRNKELNYTRGYLIELMYCKQVLISNITLVNSPSWNVHPVYSSHVIVSGITILAPVNSPNTDGIDPDSSSNVRIEDCYIVSGDDCIAIKSGWDEYGIAFNMSSKHIVIRRLTCISPTSAVIALGSEMSGGIQDVRAEDITAIHSESGVRIKTTIGRGAYVKDIFVRRMNLHTMKWVFWMTGTYGQHPDDKFDPKAIPVVQNISYSNVVAENVTMAAKLEGIPGAPFTGICIYNVTAEVVKSKKPIWNCTVLSGVSTKILERRMSLNPF from the exons ATGATTTTAGTGCTGTGGACGGTGGTAACAGCGGCGTTCATAGGGATCGCTGAGGGCCGCCACCACCGGCAGGCAGGTGGTGCGACGGAGCTAGAAGCCTTCCACTACGCAGCGGCGGGGGCAAGAGGATGCCGGGCCCACGTGGCCAGCCTGACGGACTTCGATGGGGTGGGCAACGGGGTGACCTCCAACACGGCGGCCTTTGCGGCGGCCGTGGCCAACCTCAGTAAGGTGGCGTACGATGGTGgcgcgatgctggtggtgccggcCGGCCGGTGGCTCACCGGGCCCTTCAACCTCGCCGACCACTTCACCCTCTTCCTCGACCACGACGCCGTCATCCTCGCCACTCAG GATATCAACGAGTGGCCGATCATTGACCCTTTGCCCTCCTATGGTAGAGGAAGAGATGCGGTTGGGGGTAGATACAGTAATCTCATCATGGGATATAACCTAACCGATGTGGTCATAACAG ggaaaaatggaactatcgatggacaaggtgaaacctggtggaaaatgttccgtaacaaagaactcaattacactcgtggatacctcattgaattgatgtactgcaaacaagtgctgatttccaacattacattggttaactctccatcgtggaatgtccatccagtgtacagcag ccacgtaatcgtctcaggcatcacaattcttgcaccggtcaactctcccaacactgatgggatcgatccag actcatcctccaatgtccgcattgaggactgctacatagtctcaggcgatgactgcatcgccattaaaagcggttgggatgagtacgggattgcattcaacatgtcaagcaaacacatagtgatcagacggctcacctgcatctcccccacgagcgctgtcatcgccctgggaagcgagatgtcgggaggaatccaagatgtccgggccgaagacatcacggccatccactccgaatccggcgtcaggatcaagacgaccatcggaaggggagcttacgtgaaggacatattcgtgagaagaatgaatctgcacacaatgaagtgggtcttctggatgacgggcacctacgggcagcacccggacgacaaatttgatccgaaagccattccggtggtgcagaatatcagttacagcaacgtggtggccgagaacgtgaccatggccgcgaagctggaggggattcccggcgcgcccttcaccggaatatgcatctacaatgtgacggcggaggtggtgaagtcgaagaagccgatttggaactgcaccgtcttga gcggcgttagcacaaaaattcttgaaagaagaatgagtttgaaccccttttaa